Genomic DNA from Thermobifida alba:
ATCAGCGCGAAGCCGTAGACCATCCACCGCCGGTGCTCGGCGAACCGCCTGCGCCGCGCGGCGCGGACCCCGGCGACCACCGCGGCCAGCCACAGCAGCGAGGAGAGCGTGTTGCCGACGGCGCCGACCGGCTGGCCCGGGAAGGCGTACGGGACCAGCACCAGTGCCAGCAGCGCACCGGGGACCGCCCCGGCGATGACGTGGACGCGCCCGCTCACCCGGTGCACGCGGGGGTGGCGCCGCCGCAGCCACGGCCACAGTTGCAGGCACATGGTCAGCATCGCCACCGTTCCCGTCGCGATGTGCAGCACCAGGAGCGGGTAGTGCAGAACCGTTCCTTCCCGGAGAGGCACCGCCGACTTCTCCGGGTCCAGGGTCAGGTAGGGGGGCAGGGAGTAGACCAGAAAGGCCAGGACGACGGCGACCAGGGGAATCACCCAGGGGCGGCGCCACCAGGAGGGGCGTCCTCCCCGGGCGGTTTCCCCGAGCCCCCGCGCCGGGTCCATCGTGTTCGGTCCGTGTTCCACGGGCATGTCCATCGCCTCCTGCTGACCGGACGCGATCGCTCCGGTCATAGGAATCTGAGTGGAGTTCGCCCCTACACCTCCCACCAGAGTGACCGGATGA
This window encodes:
- a CDS encoding DUF2306 domain-containing protein, which encodes MTGAIASGQQEAMDMPVEHGPNTMDPARGLGETARGGRPSWWRRPWVIPLVAVVLAFLVYSLPPYLTLDPEKSAVPLREGTVLHYPLLVLHIATGTVAMLTMCLQLWPWLRRRHPRVHRVSGRVHVIAGAVPGALLALVLVPYAFPGQPVGAVGNTLSSLLWLAAVVAGVRAARRRRFAEHRRWMVYGFALMMNIVWGRVIPFLALIPGVEISDQFVKEWSGWLGTAVNLLVAHWWLSRASKRAVAPAPAGDQVSSAVGVR